Proteins co-encoded in one Microbacterium hydrocarbonoxydans genomic window:
- a CDS encoding PAC2 family protein: protein MDVLGSRIIIAAFDGWNDAGEAASGAIAALRAQSEYDLVHSIDPELYFDYQYTRPATKMDAEGRRRLTWPEAGLWRPRDPGPGPEFWVLTGVEPARTWQSFAAEFIDVALRDDVTGLVTLGAMLSDVPHTRPISIFASSQNEQVREAHGLERSLYEGPVGILSVFEHFAESAGIPTASLWASVPHYVASATPSPKVTLALLDRLEELTGVEFAHSSLRTEAAAWEASIDAAAADDEDMAEYIRQLEQTRDTWDSPDASGDAIAQAFERYLRRRGDGPSDHKR from the coding sequence ATGGATGTCCTCGGTTCACGGATCATCATCGCCGCCTTCGATGGCTGGAACGATGCCGGTGAAGCAGCGAGCGGCGCGATCGCCGCACTGCGCGCTCAGTCGGAGTACGACCTCGTGCACTCGATCGATCCGGAACTGTACTTCGACTACCAGTACACCCGTCCGGCCACGAAGATGGATGCAGAAGGCCGTCGTCGACTCACCTGGCCTGAGGCGGGCCTCTGGCGCCCCCGCGACCCGGGTCCCGGACCTGAGTTCTGGGTGCTGACCGGGGTGGAACCTGCGCGGACATGGCAGTCCTTCGCCGCCGAGTTCATCGACGTCGCGCTCCGAGACGATGTCACAGGTCTCGTCACGCTGGGCGCCATGCTCTCGGACGTCCCGCACACCCGACCGATCTCGATCTTCGCGTCGAGCCAGAACGAGCAGGTGCGCGAGGCTCACGGTCTCGAGCGGTCTCTGTATGAAGGCCCCGTCGGCATTCTCAGCGTCTTCGAGCACTTCGCCGAGAGCGCGGGCATCCCGACGGCGAGCCTGTGGGCGAGCGTCCCGCACTACGTGGCGTCCGCGACGCCATCGCCGAAGGTGACTCTGGCACTGCTCGACCGGCTCGAAGAGCTCACCGGCGTCGAGTTCGCGCACAGCAGTCTGCGCACCGAGGCCGCCGCGTGGGAGGCGTCCATCGATGCCGCCGCGGCCGACGATGAGGACATGGCCGAGTACATCCGTCAGCTCGAGCAGACGCGCGACACCTGGGATTCTCCGGATGCGTCCGGCGACGCGATCGCGCAGGCTTTCGAGCGGTACCTTCGTCGGCGCGGTGACGGTCCGAGCGACCACAAGCGCTGA
- a CDS encoding HAD family phosphatase, whose protein sequence is MSRQPRAILWDMDGTLVDTEPYWMAAETSLVESFGGTWTHADALQLVGNGLIDSATILQRAGVDMEAEAIVSLLTDGVQHALRTEGVPFRPGARELLQDLRTAGIPTGLVTMSLRRMALGVVELIDFDAFDIVVAGDDVENPKPHPEPYLHAAELLDIDIADAVVIEDSPTGLRAGIASGAVALGVPHIVALDHVGAHELWPTLEGRTAADLVDLFNRQTSMTGATR, encoded by the coding sequence GTGAGCAGACAGCCCCGCGCGATCCTCTGGGACATGGACGGAACACTCGTCGACACCGAGCCGTACTGGATGGCGGCGGAGACTTCTCTCGTCGAGTCCTTCGGCGGAACGTGGACGCACGCCGATGCCCTGCAGCTCGTCGGCAACGGTCTGATCGACAGCGCGACCATCCTGCAGCGCGCAGGCGTCGACATGGAGGCCGAGGCGATCGTCTCGCTCCTGACCGATGGTGTGCAGCACGCGCTGCGCACCGAGGGCGTCCCGTTCAGGCCGGGCGCTCGAGAGCTTCTGCAGGACCTTCGTACTGCGGGGATCCCGACGGGTCTCGTGACGATGTCGCTTCGGCGCATGGCGCTCGGCGTCGTCGAGCTGATCGACTTCGACGCCTTCGACATCGTCGTCGCGGGCGACGACGTCGAGAATCCGAAGCCGCATCCGGAGCCTTATCTGCATGCCGCGGAGCTCCTCGACATCGACATCGCGGACGCCGTCGTGATCGAGGACTCCCCGACGGGACTTCGCGCCGGTATCGCATCAGGCGCTGTCGCGCTCGGCGTACCGCACATCGTCGCCCTCGATCATGTCGGCGCCCACGAGCTGTGGCCGACGCTCGAGGGTCGCACCGCAGCTGACCTGGTCGACCTCTTCAACCGCCAGACCTCCATGACGGGAGCCACCCGATGA
- a CDS encoding tRNA (adenine-N1)-methyltransferase: protein MTDATAPTHTTAPTTTGAARPSGPFRAGDRVQLTGPKGRLHTVTLREDGELHTHQGVLRHRDLIGLPDGSVVSNSSGHDYLALRPLLRDFAMSMPRGAAIVYPKDAAQIVMQADIFPGSVVVEAGVGSGALSLSLLRAIGPAGRLVSFERRDDFAQVARGNVETFFGETPDTWDVVVGDLLDALPSEFSPGTVDRVVLDMLAPWECIDVVAEALTPGGVVLCYIATATQLSRVAEYIRGTGLFTDPDASETMVRGWHVEGLAVRPDHRMVAHTGFLLTARRLAPGAVAPSVKRRASKSSYGDDDVELWTPGAVGDRVINDKNLRKRAREATKAAEGARIAAASRESDAATE from the coding sequence ATGACCGACGCGACTGCGCCGACGCACACGACCGCACCGACCACGACCGGTGCGGCGCGGCCGAGCGGTCCGTTCCGCGCCGGGGATCGGGTTCAGCTGACCGGTCCGAAGGGGCGGCTGCACACCGTCACGCTCCGCGAGGACGGAGAGCTTCACACGCACCAGGGCGTGCTTCGTCACCGTGACCTCATCGGGCTGCCCGACGGCTCTGTCGTGTCGAACAGCTCGGGTCACGACTACCTCGCGCTCCGACCGTTGCTGCGCGACTTCGCCATGTCGATGCCTCGAGGCGCTGCCATCGTCTACCCCAAGGACGCCGCGCAGATAGTGATGCAGGCCGACATCTTCCCCGGGTCCGTTGTGGTCGAGGCCGGCGTCGGCTCGGGAGCGCTCTCGCTTTCGCTGCTGAGAGCGATCGGTCCAGCCGGGCGCCTCGTGTCCTTCGAACGCAGGGACGATTTCGCGCAGGTCGCTCGGGGCAACGTCGAGACGTTCTTCGGTGAGACCCCCGACACCTGGGATGTGGTGGTCGGTGATCTCCTCGACGCGCTGCCTTCCGAGTTCTCGCCGGGGACCGTCGACCGGGTCGTGCTCGACATGCTCGCTCCCTGGGAGTGCATCGACGTCGTGGCTGAAGCGCTCACGCCCGGAGGAGTCGTGCTCTGCTATATCGCGACCGCGACACAGCTCTCGCGCGTGGCCGAGTACATCCGCGGAACCGGCCTGTTCACCGATCCCGATGCGTCGGAGACGATGGTCCGCGGCTGGCACGTGGAGGGACTGGCGGTGCGTCCGGATCACCGCATGGTCGCGCACACGGGCTTCCTGCTCACCGCACGACGCCTCGCCCCAGGGGCTGTCGCGCCGTCGGTCAAGCGCAGGGCTTCGAAGAGCAGCTACGGAGACGACGACGTCGAGCTCTGGACGCCCGGGGCCGTCGGCGATCGGGTGATCAACGACAAGAACCTCCGCAAGCGCGCCCGAGAGGCGACGAAGGCCGCCGAAGGGGCGCGCATCGCTGCAGCATCGCGCGAATCCGACGCTGCGACGGAATAG
- a CDS encoding WYL domain-containing protein — protein sequence MAARIPAEERLTNLVVALMATEIGLTKQQILDNVSGYRQRADAGARSDALEKMFERDKDELRTLGVPVETIGDPADPNDLREARYRIPQAEYDLPGDIEFTAAELAVLQLAGSVWSTESASVDAKAGVRKIRALGIDGDEPIIGFAPRITARDAAFPPLQDAIEKCRVVSFDYLKPGEESPRRRTIRPLALVDYEARWHVYGIDVDIEADRMFLLSRIVGDVRITSTAFEPHLRDGAGERALSGLERVAAQNAALLEVTPGTEAALRLGRRATPAAQGIHVPFVDLHILADELASYGPEVRVVEPAALRDAVIARLTAVVAANSDQEGVR from the coding sequence ATGGCCGCCCGTATTCCCGCGGAGGAGCGCCTGACGAATCTCGTCGTGGCGCTGATGGCCACGGAGATCGGGTTGACCAAGCAGCAGATCCTCGACAACGTCTCGGGGTACCGCCAGCGCGCGGACGCCGGAGCGCGGTCGGATGCTCTCGAGAAGATGTTCGAGCGCGACAAGGACGAGCTCCGCACACTCGGGGTGCCGGTTGAGACGATCGGGGATCCCGCAGACCCGAACGACCTCCGAGAAGCGAGATATCGCATTCCCCAGGCGGAATACGATCTTCCCGGCGATATCGAGTTCACCGCTGCCGAGCTTGCGGTCCTGCAGCTGGCCGGCAGTGTGTGGAGCACGGAATCGGCATCGGTCGATGCGAAGGCGGGGGTTCGCAAGATCCGCGCACTCGGGATCGACGGCGATGAACCCATCATCGGATTCGCGCCGCGGATCACCGCACGCGATGCCGCCTTCCCGCCTCTCCAGGACGCGATCGAGAAGTGCCGGGTGGTCTCTTTCGACTACCTGAAGCCGGGCGAGGAGTCGCCGCGTCGGCGCACCATCCGGCCGCTGGCGCTCGTGGACTACGAGGCCCGCTGGCATGTCTACGGTATAGACGTCGACATCGAGGCCGACAGGATGTTCCTGCTCAGCCGCATCGTCGGCGATGTGCGCATCACCTCGACCGCATTCGAGCCGCATCTCCGCGACGGAGCGGGGGAGCGGGCACTGTCCGGGCTCGAGCGCGTGGCGGCCCAGAATGCGGCGCTGCTGGAGGTCACTCCCGGCACCGAGGCCGCGCTGAGGCTCGGACGACGAGCCACGCCCGCCGCACAGGGAATCCATGTGCCGTTCGTGGATCTGCACATCCTCGCCGACGAGCTGGCGTCATACGGTCCCGAGGTGCGCGTCGTCGAGCCCGCCGCCCTGCGCGATGCCGTGATCGCTCGCCTCACTGCCGTGGTCGCGGCCAATTCCGATCAGGAGGGCGTCCGATGA
- a CDS encoding WYL domain-containing protein has protein sequence MSAKSKPLLASDRVRVYLTLVPYLLELGQVSLAEAAEEFGVTPNEMRQMVEKLTVIGLPGDAGFWQQPQELFDINWDLLDQQDIIEITNDVALRRVPRFTAREAAALLAGLQMVAAVPAVSDSGLVSGLISKLSRGAADAPAEVVVAPSAVDEVRQVVSRAVQQGVAVSFTYQAPDAKPMTRTVDPVQILITNAQWYLQGWCHMREAMRTFHLDRVSDARLTEIPITHAGDQVPEAFSSVDDEGEVRVRLPERVAPLLGDFLTADNVDVENGVVTARLRLADPRGIKRFAGRFGCALEVIEPAVARTAAREWAAAGLALYRDPDQGDAG, from the coding sequence ATGAGCGCCAAGTCGAAGCCGCTCCTGGCGTCGGATCGTGTGCGGGTGTACCTGACACTCGTGCCGTACCTCCTGGAGCTCGGGCAGGTGTCACTCGCCGAGGCCGCCGAGGAATTCGGGGTGACGCCGAACGAGATGCGTCAGATGGTCGAGAAGCTCACCGTCATCGGCCTTCCCGGCGACGCCGGTTTCTGGCAGCAGCCGCAGGAGCTGTTCGACATCAACTGGGACCTTCTCGACCAGCAGGACATCATCGAGATCACGAACGATGTCGCTCTGCGCCGGGTCCCGCGCTTCACAGCTCGCGAGGCGGCCGCTCTTCTCGCAGGGCTCCAGATGGTCGCGGCGGTTCCCGCCGTGTCGGACTCGGGGCTCGTGAGCGGCCTCATCTCCAAGCTCTCCCGCGGTGCGGCGGATGCCCCCGCAGAAGTCGTGGTGGCACCGAGTGCCGTCGACGAGGTCAGACAGGTCGTCTCGCGCGCCGTGCAGCAGGGCGTCGCGGTCTCGTTCACGTATCAGGCACCGGATGCCAAGCCGATGACACGCACGGTCGATCCGGTGCAGATCCTCATCACGAATGCGCAGTGGTATCTGCAGGGCTGGTGTCATATGCGCGAGGCGATGCGCACCTTCCACCTCGACCGTGTGAGCGATGCGCGACTCACCGAGATCCCGATCACTCACGCAGGAGATCAGGTGCCCGAGGCCTTCTCGTCCGTCGACGATGAGGGTGAGGTGCGCGTCCGCCTTCCGGAAAGGGTCGCACCGCTTCTGGGCGATTTTCTCACGGCAGACAATGTCGATGTCGAGAACGGCGTCGTGACGGCCCGACTGAGGCTCGCGGACCCACGAGGCATCAAGCGCTTCGCGGGACGCTTCGGCTGCGCCCTCGAAGTCATCGAACCCGCAGTCGCCCGCACCGCGGCACGCGAGTGGGCGGCCGCAGGACTCGCCCTCTATCGTGACCCGGACCAGGGCGACGCCGGTTAG
- a CDS encoding twin-arginine translocase TatA/TatE family subunit gives MAGLTGWHLLALVVIVLLLFGAAKLPALAKSMGQSARVFKGEMKAMREEDTVAEHAEAPQAKGSTAPDTGTATGPERPS, from the coding sequence ATGGCTGGATTGACCGGCTGGCACCTGCTGGCCCTCGTGGTCATCGTTCTGTTGCTGTTCGGTGCAGCGAAGCTTCCCGCTCTTGCGAAGAGCATGGGCCAGTCCGCCCGTGTCTTCAAGGGCGAGATGAAGGCGATGCGAGAAGAAGACACCGTCGCCGAACATGCAGAGGCTCCGCAGGCCAAGGGATCCACGGCCCCGGACACCGGGACCGCTACGGGTCCTGAACGCCCCAGCTGA
- the tatC gene encoding twin-arginine translocase subunit TatC, giving the protein MSLGAHLVELRKRLIIAAIALVVGMVVAFLVTDPIIHFITEPIRHVADERGESIVALTFSSVTAPFDLRMRIAFSIGLFLSAPVWLWQIWAFIMPGLTKKETLYTVSFVGAAIPLFFAGCYVGTLVVPHVIELMAGFTPEGGNNLYEASAFYDFVFKLMIVVGVSFVLPVFLVALNIAGVMSGRDILKGWRVAILISCVFGALATPAADLVSMFMLAGILVVLYFAAALVSLLFDRRKRKRDEAAGIAPVSA; this is encoded by the coding sequence ATGTCTCTGGGAGCCCATCTCGTTGAGCTGCGCAAGCGACTCATCATCGCTGCCATCGCACTCGTGGTCGGTATGGTCGTCGCGTTCCTGGTCACCGACCCGATCATCCATTTCATCACCGAGCCGATCCGTCACGTCGCCGACGAGCGTGGTGAGAGCATCGTTGCCCTCACCTTCTCGTCGGTCACGGCGCCGTTCGATCTGCGCATGCGCATCGCATTCTCGATCGGGCTCTTCCTCTCCGCGCCGGTCTGGCTGTGGCAGATCTGGGCATTCATCATGCCCGGTCTGACGAAGAAGGAGACTCTCTACACGGTCAGCTTCGTCGGTGCCGCGATCCCGCTCTTCTTCGCCGGGTGCTACGTCGGCACCCTCGTCGTTCCGCACGTCATCGAACTCATGGCGGGATTCACCCCGGAGGGCGGCAACAACCTCTACGAGGCGTCTGCCTTCTACGACTTCGTCTTCAAACTGATGATCGTCGTCGGGGTCTCCTTCGTGCTTCCGGTGTTCCTCGTCGCGCTGAACATCGCGGGAGTCATGAGTGGACGGGACATCCTCAAGGGCTGGCGAGTCGCGATCCTCATCTCCTGTGTCTTCGGTGCTCTCGCCACCCCGGCTGCCGACCTCGTCAGCATGTTCATGTTGGCCGGCATCCTGGTCGTGCTCTATTTCGCAGCCGCACTCGTCTCGCTGCTCTTCGACCGTCGCAAGCGCAAGCGCGACGAGGCGGCCGGCATCGCACCTGTGAGCGCATGA
- a CDS encoding DEAD/DEAH box helicase, with translation MSSPSERYAAASQAAGHPETAAFAAKQRFDLDPFQIEGCHALESGNSVLVAAPTGAGKTIVGEFAIHLAMRTPRDKAFYTTPMKALSNQKFRELVDVYGADQVGLLTGDTNINGNARIVVMTTEVLRNMIYADSAALRDLRFVVMDEVHYLADRFRGAVWEEVIIHLPQHVRLVSLSATVSNAEEFGDWLDTVRGDTEVIVSEIRPVPLEQHVLVRDDLLPLFDDRAGLATAKVNQELMRIRSFTGSSYDSNREAQAYRSNRHAGRQAQRPPRGGRRPVRSSNVRRIERLDRPDVIQLLERANLLPAIFFIFSRVGCDAAVQQVRRSGLRLTSNEEREEIRAFVEEHTRTLQDEDLGVLGYWEWLDNLERGVAAHHAGLLPAFKEVVEELYRRKLVKVVFATETLALGINMPARTVVLEKMEKFNGEARVAITSGEYTQLTGRAGRRGIDVEGHAVVQWTEGMDPQAVAALASRRTYPLNSSFRPTYNMAVNLIDLFGKPRAREVLESSFAQFQADRSVVGLARQVREAEASLEGYQASMVCDHGDFMEYAAIRRELSDLEKKNRQDSNAPRAARDKRMKQVQSLRARMQRHGCHRCPDREAHARWAERYWKLKRQTDRIRRQIETRTGTVARVFDRVVEVLETLDYLERDGAEMSLTSAGRTMRRIYGERDLLVAESLRQGLWKGLDAPSLAAMACCLVYEPRRDEANAGERGLPRGAFRTAYDQTTTLWAELDDLEKDHHLPGSEPLAAGLAGAMHSWARGASLDRVLIDADMAAGDFVRWTKQTIDLLDQLSIVAEDAALARNARAALDGVRRGIVAYSSM, from the coding sequence ATGAGCTCGCCCTCAGAGAGGTATGCCGCCGCAAGTCAGGCGGCAGGTCATCCCGAGACCGCAGCGTTCGCCGCGAAGCAGCGCTTCGACCTCGATCCGTTCCAGATCGAAGGGTGCCACGCGCTCGAGAGCGGCAACAGCGTTCTCGTGGCGGCGCCCACCGGAGCGGGAAAGACGATCGTGGGTGAGTTCGCCATTCATCTGGCGATGCGGACTCCGCGCGACAAGGCCTTCTACACGACGCCGATGAAGGCGCTCTCCAACCAGAAGTTCCGAGAACTGGTCGACGTGTACGGCGCGGATCAGGTCGGTCTTCTCACGGGCGACACCAACATCAACGGCAACGCCCGGATCGTCGTGATGACGACCGAGGTGCTGCGCAACATGATCTACGCGGATTCCGCGGCGCTGCGTGATCTTCGCTTCGTCGTCATGGACGAGGTCCACTACCTCGCCGACCGCTTTCGCGGCGCGGTGTGGGAAGAGGTCATCATCCATCTTCCTCAGCACGTGCGGCTGGTGTCATTGAGTGCCACGGTCTCGAATGCCGAGGAGTTCGGCGACTGGCTCGACACCGTGCGCGGTGACACCGAGGTCATCGTCTCGGAGATCCGACCCGTCCCACTCGAACAGCACGTTCTCGTGCGCGATGACCTGCTTCCGCTGTTCGACGACCGTGCGGGGCTGGCGACGGCGAAGGTGAATCAGGAGCTCATGCGCATCCGCTCCTTCACCGGCTCTAGCTATGACAGCAATCGCGAGGCGCAGGCGTACCGCAGCAACCGGCACGCGGGAAGGCAGGCCCAACGACCACCTCGTGGCGGGCGGCGTCCGGTGCGATCGTCGAATGTTCGTCGAATCGAGCGCCTCGATCGTCCTGACGTGATCCAACTGCTGGAGCGGGCGAATCTGCTGCCGGCGATCTTCTTCATCTTCAGCCGGGTCGGCTGCGACGCCGCCGTGCAGCAGGTGCGTCGATCAGGGCTCCGGCTCACGTCGAACGAGGAGCGGGAGGAGATCCGCGCCTTCGTCGAGGAGCACACCCGAACGCTGCAGGACGAGGATCTCGGCGTTCTCGGGTACTGGGAGTGGCTCGACAATCTCGAACGCGGTGTCGCCGCGCACCACGCCGGGCTGCTGCCGGCGTTCAAGGAGGTCGTGGAGGAGCTCTATCGGCGCAAGCTCGTGAAGGTCGTGTTCGCGACCGAGACTCTGGCGCTCGGGATCAACATGCCTGCACGCACTGTGGTGCTCGAGAAGATGGAGAAGTTCAACGGCGAGGCCAGAGTCGCGATCACGTCGGGTGAGTACACGCAGCTCACCGGTCGCGCCGGACGCCGGGGGATCGATGTCGAAGGTCACGCAGTGGTGCAGTGGACCGAGGGGATGGACCCGCAGGCGGTGGCCGCTCTCGCATCGCGCAGGACGTACCCGCTGAACTCCAGCTTCCGACCGACGTACAACATGGCGGTCAATCTGATCGACCTGTTCGGCAAACCCCGGGCCAGAGAAGTGCTCGAGTCGTCTTTCGCGCAGTTCCAAGCAGATCGTTCCGTGGTCGGCCTGGCTCGCCAGGTGCGAGAGGCAGAGGCCTCGCTCGAGGGGTATCAGGCGTCGATGGTCTGCGATCACGGCGACTTCATGGAGTACGCAGCCATCCGACGCGAGCTCAGCGATCTCGAGAAGAAGAACCGCCAGGACTCGAATGCCCCTCGTGCGGCGCGAGACAAGCGGATGAAGCAGGTGCAGAGCCTTCGCGCCAGGATGCAGCGTCACGGGTGCCATCGCTGTCCCGACCGCGAGGCGCATGCCCGATGGGCCGAGCGGTACTGGAAGCTGAAGCGGCAGACGGACCGGATCCGTCGACAGATCGAGACCCGCACGGGTACGGTCGCTCGGGTGTTCGACCGGGTGGTCGAGGTGCTCGAGACACTCGACTACCTCGAGCGCGACGGCGCAGAGATGTCGCTCACCTCTGCAGGGCGCACGATGCGCAGGATCTACGGCGAGCGGGACCTGCTCGTCGCGGAGTCCCTCCGCCAAGGCCTCTGGAAGGGCCTGGACGCGCCATCGCTGGCAGCGATGGCATGCTGCCTCGTCTACGAGCCGCGACGCGATGAGGCGAACGCGGGGGAGCGGGGGCTGCCGCGCGGCGCCTTCCGCACCGCATACGACCAGACCACCACGCTCTGGGCCGAACTGGACGATCTCGAGAAGGATCACCACCTTCCGGGATCGGAACCGCTCGCGGCGGGGCTCGCCGGAGCGATGCACTCATGGGCTCGCGGAGCCTCGCTGGACAGGGTTCTGATCGACGCGGACATGGCGGCCGGAGACTTCGTGCGGTGGACGAAGCAGACGATCGATCTTCTGGATCAGCTCTCGATCGTCGCTGAGGATGCAGCGCTCGCG